In Alteromonas sp. RKMC-009, the genomic stretch CTCAGCCAGACATTTACATGAAATCAGTCGTCAGCGCCCTGCGGATGCCACGCTTGTGGTTCGCCACTATGACGCACAAGTATTCGAACAGGTTAAAGCTAATACGCAAGATATTCACAACATTATTCTTGTCAGCACGGAACACAGGTTACAGGATTTACAGGCATCAGCGGCGGGGATGAATATTACTTACGTGTTTGTGCCGCCGGAACTGAATTTGCCGGAACAACAGGAAAGCTATCTTTCGGGAGAAAGCGTGCTTTCTCACGAATACATGACTATCACCAACCTGTTGAAAGCATGTGTGTTATATCGCAATGCCGTGGCGATCCTGCCAAAAACCTACTACGTCAGTGAAGCCGGGGGCATGTCGGATGCTGTTCGTAACTACGCCGACGCTGTTTATGAGAGCATGCACGCGGCAGAGCACGTCATCGAATTTCCCAACTACTGGCTAGTGCCCGGTCAGGCACTGGACGACCGGGAAAACGTACTTGATGAGCTTGGAAACCGCGGTGTGGTGCGAGCTGCCATTCCAGATCGTCAGGCCTTATTCGTTGCCACCGTGAATCGCGCCAAAGCATTAGTACAGTTGGCGAACTATAACAAAGACTGGTGGGGCAGCTGACAATGAAGATTGGCGGGAAACCGCCCCTAAAGACGCTGCAAGGTGGTGTCTAAAGTGATTCTGAATATTGCCGATACAGTCTGTATGGCATTACGCAGATTGCGTTTCACCAACTGAGTACATGGGGCTTCTGTCCTTATTGGAAAGCTGCATTTTTTAACGTAACCTGTGGAAATCGTTATGAGTTCGTCCGTACTGTTGAACACCTTCTTAAAAAATACATCGCAAGTAGCGCCAGTTTTTGCGTTAACAGAGTACGACAGCACGGCATTCGCGAAACAAAGTGCAGAGTTGGCAGTCACGCTATTTACTCAGCCAGTCATTTCCAACGGCAGTTTTATTTGTCTGGTGAACAATCTTCCTCATTTCTTTACCGCTTTTGAAAGTAAGTATCAGTACGCGTCAGGTCAGGATATTTACGTTACCGTAGTCGCCCTAAAAAACAGTATTACCCGTCAGTATGATATTGAATCTCAAATGTATGCGCAGGGTTTTCATCTTGCCGCACAGGAGTGGCAGGTAAGACGCTATAACGATATTGATGAAAGCGACTACTTTCGCACGACCACGTTCAGAAAGGTAAGACAGTCTGGACATCCGCTCACGGTAATGGACAACTTGCTGATTGAGCGGGATTTACACATGGACATGCTGCGGGAATGCTCTGGCCGTTCCGACGCACATGTGTACCGCTATGTATTCGCCGGCGAATTGATCCGCAAAAATGACAAGGTGCTCGACTGTGCCTGTGGATTAGGTTATGGCAGTTATATTTTGTCTTCATTCAGAAATCCCGCACAGGTAACGGGTGTGGATATCTGTCCGGACAGTTCGGCGTATGCTAATGCCGTGTACGGTAACGACAAACTGTCTTACCGGACACTGGATATAGACCATTTCACCGATGCCGGTCTCGACAGCTACGATGTGATTACCTCATTTGAAACCATTGAACATGTGGTGGATTACCATGCTTTCTTTCGCATGTGTCTTGCGCATTTAAAACCAGACGGTCGGGTTATTGCCAGTGTGCCTTATCTGTGGGTGGATGAAACGGGGAAAGACCCCAACCCGTATCATTTTCATGAATTCGACTGGGCTAAATTCAAAGCACTATTCCTTGAGTATGGGTTTGTCATTGAAGGGCGCTATCATCAGACCGCTCCGGGGGGCTTCAAGTTGCCACAAGCCCGCCGGGCCTGGTCAGGCTTTAACATTGAAGCGTCTGAAAGTGAAACTGAGTGGCTGGTGGTGGTGGCGACGCCTGATTTGACCCATGCAAACTGGCAAGGCAGCGCGCAACAAGCCTATGTTAATCCTGAATACCACGGGCAACATTTGCCTCTGTATCTGAATTTTGCTGCTGGTTATGCCAATCCGTGGCTACACCGTCAGTTAGTGCAGATTGGTCAGCGCATCGACAATAATCAGGTGCGGGCAGACTATGCAGCGCGTCTTATCGCGCACTCCGGCCACGACAGCATGATGCTGAAAACCGTCGAAGGTTATGCACTGCAACAGCATACCGACTGGTTTGCGCAGGCTAAGGCATTGATAGATGCAGCCGACACAGCCAGCTTCCACCTCAACCTGTTTGATTTGCGTTGGTATGTATCGCTGACATTCTTATGGGCACGCAAGCAGTTTGAGGCTGGCAATATGGCTGCGGCTAAGCCGTACTTTGAACGACTCACCGCCACCGATTGCAATCAGTTTTGTGTGTTACTGACGATAAAGGCGGTTGAGAGTTATTACTTCCTCGCGAAAATGGCCATTATTGCTGGCGACACACCTGCCGCCATCAACCAATTGCAAGCGGGTAAGCAGGTGATTAGCGACGCGACCCGTGCTTTTCAGGCAAGCCTGGATCAGCACGAGGACGAAGTGGCAACTTTTCTGTGGCCTGAAATGGCCGACATGCTGGACGCCGGTGCATTGCTGAATAATTTGTTGATCAAAATTCGCACTGCCAACACGACAGAAGAAGTTCTGTTGGAAGCCCGCTTCCTCGAAAACAATAAACGTTTCGGCCTGATCAACTTGGTAGACAGCTTCAAGCAAACTTTCAAAGACGATGATACGCAACAGCTCAAACTGATTGGCCAGTCCTAT encodes the following:
- a CDS encoding class I SAM-dependent methyltransferase, whose protein sequence is MSSSVLLNTFLKNTSQVAPVFALTEYDSTAFAKQSAELAVTLFTQPVISNGSFICLVNNLPHFFTAFESKYQYASGQDIYVTVVALKNSITRQYDIESQMYAQGFHLAAQEWQVRRYNDIDESDYFRTTTFRKVRQSGHPLTVMDNLLIERDLHMDMLRECSGRSDAHVYRYVFAGELIRKNDKVLDCACGLGYGSYILSSFRNPAQVTGVDICPDSSAYANAVYGNDKLSYRTLDIDHFTDAGLDSYDVITSFETIEHVVDYHAFFRMCLAHLKPDGRVIASVPYLWVDETGKDPNPYHFHEFDWAKFKALFLEYGFVIEGRYHQTAPGGFKLPQARRAWSGFNIEASESETEWLVVVATPDLTHANWQGSAQQAYVNPEYHGQHLPLYLNFAAGYANPWLHRQLVQIGQRIDNNQVRADYAARLIAHSGHDSMMLKTVEGYALQQHTDWFAQAKALIDAADTASFHLNLFDLRWYVSLTFLWARKQFEAGNMAAAKPYFERLTATDCNQFCVLLTIKAVESYYFLAKMAIIAGDTPAAINQLQAGKQVISDATRAFQASLDQHEDEVATFLWPEMADMLDAGALLNNLLIKIRTANTTEEVLLEARFLENNKRFGLINLVDSFKQTFKDDDTQQLKLIGQSYVNRLVAKVCTQPTEGDLYIWGTGVVAKNAYVKLQEKRIRVAGFIDNNAESGAQFLGLPVLTPSPSLFATARTVCITSVGSSAEIASSVPNHVQCIYIA